In the genome of Paenarthrobacter ilicis, the window AGAGTGCCTTCGGCTTGCGGTCCAAGTACTGCTCAAGGTCAAGGAGCTTGGCGGCTTCGCGGACACGCTCAGCGCGCTCTTCCTTGGAGATGCCGGCGATCTTCAGGGCGAAGCCCATGTTGTCAGCCACGGTCATGTGTGGGTACAGGGCGTAGTTCTGGAAGACCATTGCGATGTCGCGGTCCTTCGGCGGAACGTCGGTGACGTCGCGGTCGCCAATCAGGATGCGGCCGGCGTTGACGTCCTCAAGGCCTGCGAGCATGCGCAGGGAGGTGGACTTACCGCAACCGGAGGGTCCAACGAGGACCAGGAATTCGCCATCGGCGATGTCGATGTTGAGCTTATCGACGGCGGGCTTATCTGTGCCCGGGTACAGACGCGTAGCGTTATCAAAAGTAACTGTAGCCACAGTTATCAATCCCTTCACCGGCAGGTACGTGCCGGACGATCCGTAGTGAATGGTTCATTTTCTTCAGTTGAACTCCCCGGCCTGGGGCCGGGGAGGATCGTGTGACACCGCACGGTACTGTGCGTCACATCACATTCAAGAGTATGTCAGATTTATAGCCAAACCACCTAAATGTTACAAACGTCACAGGTGTGATGCATCACGCTGCTAACCGGCTGAGGTCGCTTTGCGCCGTTCCCGCACCAACGTTTCCAACAATTCGGCCATGTGGACGGGCGCCTCAACGCGGTGCTCCGCCTGGGTGAAGTCCAGGCCAACCTTCACGCCAACGTCGTCGCCCAGGAGCCTGCCCAGGGCGTCCTCGTCCGTCACGTCATCCCCGGCGAACAGGATTGCCGTGGCCCCGATGGCTTGGCGGAGGAACTCCACGGCTTCTCCCTTCGACGCGTGCACAACGGAGGTTTCCAGAACGCGCTTGCCCGTCTTCAGGTACACGCCGGGATGGTTCTTGAGCGTGCGCGTTGCCGCTTCCACAGCGTCCTCGGCAACGTCGTCGTCAGCCATCCTTGTGTGGAGGACCACGCCGGCAGGCTTGTCCTCCAGCAGCGTCCCGGGAGCGATCGCCACGATTTCCGCCAGGATTTCCCGGACCGAAGCCAGGGTGGACCGCTGCTGGTCGTCAAGCTCCAGTCCTTGGGAACCTTCCCCCAACCAGACCTCCGCCCCATGGCTGCCAACCAGCAGTGTCCCTGTCGGTGGGGAGGCTGCCAGCCGCAGGCTGTCCAGCGCGCGCCCGGAGATGAGTGCCGTCGTCGTGCGTGGAAGCGCGGCCAGCGCCTCCAATGCCGCAGCGGACCGCGGCAGGGGGCGGGCATCTTCTGCGCGATCCACCAAGGGGGAGAGTGTGCCATCGAAATCCAGCGCCACCAGGAGATGTTCGGTTCCCGCGATGCGGACAATCGCCTCCAGGAGTTCAGGCTTCAGGGATAGTTTCTCAGCTGTCATCACGCACCACCTTTTCTTCCAGTGCCGCCAGGAACGCCGCCGACCAATGGTCAACATCGTGGTCCAGGATCTGCTTGCGCATCAGCTTCATGCGACGGCGCGCTTCCTTGGGATCCAGGGTGATGGCCTTGAGGACTGTCGACTTGAGGCCATCGATGTCGTGGGGATTGATCAGGAACGCCTGCTTGAGCTGATCGGCAGCGCCGGCGAACTCGCTGAGGACCAACGCGCCGTCGTCGTTCTGGCGTGCGGTCACGTATTCCTTGGCCACAAGGTTCATGCCATCGCGCAGCGCGGTGACCAGCATGACGTCCGCCGCGAGGTACAGCGCGACCATTTCCTCCACCGGGTAGCTGTGGTGCAAGTAGCGCACCGCCGTGTTCTGGATGGTGTCGTAGGTGCCGTTGATGTGGCCCACGGTACCTTCGATTTCCTCACGCAGCAGCCGGTACTGCTCCACCCGTTCGCGGCTGGGACTCGCCACCTGGATGAGCGTGGCGTCCTCCACTTTGATGTGGCCGTCCGCCAGGAGTTCCTCGAAAGCCTTGAGGCGGTGCCGGATGCCCTTGGTGTAATCCAAGCGGTCCACGCCCAGGAGGATGGTTTTGGGGTTGCCCAGGTCCTTGCGGATCTGCCGGGCACGCTCAATGATATCCGGACGGTCTGCGAGCTCGCGGATCTGGGCGACATCGATGGAAATCGGGAAGGCCTGGGCCCGCGCGATGTGGGTGACCTGGCCGTTGGCGCCCTTGACGTGGACTTGCTGCTGCTTGACGCTCGCGCCCAGGAACCTGCGGGCCGATCTCATGAAGTTGCCGGCATCGCTGGGGCGCTGGAAGCCCAACAGGTCCGCGCCGAGCAGGCCGTCAATGATTTCGCGACGCCACGGGAGCTGCGCAAAGATCTCCGGCGGAGGGAACGGGATGTGGTTGAAGAAGCCGATCTTCAGGTCCGGGCGGGATTCGCGCAGAAGCCTCGGAACAAGCTGGAGCTGGTAGTCCTGGACCCACACCGTTGCGCCCTCGGAAGCGTGGCGGGTGACGGCGTCGGCAAACTTCCGGTTGACCTTGCGGTAGGAATCCCACCAGGTCCTGTGGAACTCGGGTGGCGCGATGACGTCGTGGTAAAGCGGCCAAATGGTCGCATTGGAGAAGCCCTCGTAAAACAGTTCAACGTCGTCGCTGCTGAGCTGGACCGGAAGCAGGTCCATGCCCTCGTGGCTGAACGGACGCACGGTTTCGTCGGGGGCGCCATGCCAACCCACCCACGCGCCGTCGCTCTTGGTCATCATGGGTGCCAGGGCCGTGACCAGGCCACCGGGTGAGCGGCGCCAGCCGCTTTCCTTGTTGTCATCGCTGATGCGATCAACGGGCAACCTGTTGGAAACCACCATGAAGTCGAACTTGGTTGCCGTGGGCTTCTTCGTGGGAGAAGCCCGGGTGCCTTGTTCGGCCTCGACTTTTTCGCTTGCCAAATCCTGCATCAATGCTCCCTAAGGTTGCTGTGATTCACCTCCCAGCCTACTAGCGGAATCTTCACAGCCACTTGATCGTTCAACAACCGGGCCAGGAAGTTGCGGTAAAACTCCAAGATCGCTCCCGTAAACTGTCCCCGTTGCCCCAAGCCAAACCCTGAGATGTCGAGTAACCCGAGGAACTGATGAGCCCCGCAAACGAACCCCGCCTGTCAAAGGCTGAACGCACCGCCCAGGCACGGGAAAAGGCGCGCGCAATCCGCGAAGAGCAGTTGAAGAAGGAGAAGCGGAACAAGCTTCTTGTTGGCTGGGGCATTGTGGTTGCCGTCGTCGTCATCATCGCTGTTGTGGCGTTCGTGGTTGTGGGCAACGTCCAGAACAACGCGCCGATTGCAGACAACGGACCCACTCCCGCCAACGGCAACGTTCACGGCGGCGTGACCCTGCTGGCCAACTCGGAGGTTGTAAAGTCCGATCCCGCTACCGTCAACGTGGCCGATGTTCCGGCACCGCAGGCCACCAAGCCCGCAACAGTCACCGTTCCCGGTGGCGAGGCCGAGGCCGGCAAGCCCGTCAAGGTCATTGCCTACATCGACTTCATTTGCCCGGTCTGCAAGCGTTTCGAGACCACCTACGGCGAGTCCCTGACCAGCCTGCGCAACGAGGGCAAAATCTCCCTCGAGTACCGCCCGCTTGGGTTCCTGGACCAGCAGTCCACCACCAACTACTCCTCGCGCGCAGCCAACGCCGCTGCCTGCGTTGTGAACACCTCCCCGGAAAAGTACGCGGACTTCTTCAACCTCCTCTTCGAGCGCCAGCCCGCCGAGGGCAGCGCGGGTATCTCGGACAAGGACCTCAAGGCCATGGCCACTGAGGTGGGAGCGGCCAACATCGACTCCTGCGTCGACAGCAAGCAGTACCGCCCGTGGGTGAAGGTCGCCACGCAGGAAGCCGCCGCGATCGGCGTCACCGGTACCCCCACCGTCTTCATCGACGGCAAGCAGTGGGACGGCTCTACGGACCTGAACGCCGAGATCCAGACTGCCATTACGGCCAAAGGCTAACGCGAACCAAAAGTACGACGACGGCCGGTCACCTTGATGTCAAGGTGGCCGGCCGTTTGGTTTAACCCCGGGCATTGAGGGCCGGAATTTCATTGTGGGGGATGGTCTGGGCTAACCTTGTGGAGCGCTGTTTTTGACGGCGCAGAACGGCTGAGACACCAGTCGTTTTGCCTCCTTAGCTCAGTTGGCCAGAGCACCGCTCTTGTAAAGCGGGGGTCGTCGGTTCGAATCC includes:
- the otsB gene encoding trehalose-phosphatase; the encoded protein is MTAEKLSLKPELLEAIVRIAGTEHLLVALDFDGTLSPLVDRAEDARPLPRSAAALEALAALPRTTTALISGRALDSLRLAASPPTGTLLVGSHGAEVWLGEGSQGLELDDQQRSTLASVREILAEIVAIAPGTLLEDKPAGVVLHTRMADDDVAEDAVEAATRTLKNHPGVYLKTGKRVLETSVVHASKGEAVEFLRQAIGATAILFAGDDVTDEDALGRLLGDDVGVKVGLDFTQAEHRVEAPVHMAELLETLVRERRKATSAG
- a CDS encoding alpha,alpha-trehalose-phosphate synthase (UDP-forming) gives rise to the protein MQDLASEKVEAEQGTRASPTKKPTATKFDFMVVSNRLPVDRISDDNKESGWRRSPGGLVTALAPMMTKSDGAWVGWHGAPDETVRPFSHEGMDLLPVQLSSDDVELFYEGFSNATIWPLYHDVIAPPEFHRTWWDSYRKVNRKFADAVTRHASEGATVWVQDYQLQLVPRLLRESRPDLKIGFFNHIPFPPPEIFAQLPWRREIIDGLLGADLLGFQRPSDAGNFMRSARRFLGASVKQQQVHVKGANGQVTHIARAQAFPISIDVAQIRELADRPDIIERARQIRKDLGNPKTILLGVDRLDYTKGIRHRLKAFEELLADGHIKVEDATLIQVASPSRERVEQYRLLREEIEGTVGHINGTYDTIQNTAVRYLHHSYPVEEMVALYLAADVMLVTALRDGMNLVAKEYVTARQNDDGALVLSEFAGAADQLKQAFLINPHDIDGLKSTVLKAITLDPKEARRRMKLMRKQILDHDVDHWSAAFLAALEEKVVRDDS
- a CDS encoding DsbA family protein — encoded protein: MSPANEPRLSKAERTAQAREKARAIREEQLKKEKRNKLLVGWGIVVAVVVIIAVVAFVVVGNVQNNAPIADNGPTPANGNVHGGVTLLANSEVVKSDPATVNVADVPAPQATKPATVTVPGGEAEAGKPVKVIAYIDFICPVCKRFETTYGESLTSLRNEGKISLEYRPLGFLDQQSTTNYSSRAANAAACVVNTSPEKYADFFNLLFERQPAEGSAGISDKDLKAMATEVGAANIDSCVDSKQYRPWVKVATQEAAAIGVTGTPTVFIDGKQWDGSTDLNAEIQTAITAKG